The Vicia villosa cultivar HV-30 ecotype Madison, WI linkage group LG1, Vvil1.0, whole genome shotgun sequence genome includes a region encoding these proteins:
- the LOC131597244 gene encoding uncharacterized protein LOC131597244, translated as MDPIKYLFEKPALTGRISRWQMLLSEYDIQYHAQKAIKGSVLADHLASQPIDDDKSLQDDFPDEEIMYLKSNDYEEPLHGEGPDPESRWGLIFDGAINAYGRGIGAVIVMPQGSHVPFTARLIFDCTNNMAEYEACIMGLEEAIDLRIKILDVDYARRLLTLFNEVEFHHILREENQMADALATLASMYQVKFPNEAPQILIMCLDRLAHVFTVEALTDDKLWF; from the exons atggatccaatcaaatacttgTTTGAAAAGCCTGCGTTGACTGGAAGAATTTCCCGCTGGCAGATGCTGTTATCAGAGTACGACATCCAATACCATGCCCAAaaagccatcaaaggaagtgttttaGCCGATCATTTGGCCTCCCAACCTATTGATGATGACAAATCTTTACAAGACGATTTCCCAGACGAAGAGATCATGTATTTGAAATCAAACGATTATGAGGAACCTCTACATGGAGAAGGACCTGATCCTGAATCCCGGTGGGGTTTGATATTTGATGGAGCTATTAACGCTTATGGTAGAGGAATTGGGGCAGTCATTGTTATGCCACAAGGTTCTCATGTGCCGTTCACTGCAAGACTGATATtcgattgcaccaacaatatggcagaatacgaagcttgtatcatgggactaGAAGAAGCCATTGATCTTAGAATCAAGATTCTGGATGT AGATTATGCCCGAAGATTGCTAACCTTGTTCAACGAAGTTGAATTCCATCACATACTTCGTGAGGAAAATCAAATGGCAGATGCATTGGCTACCTTGGCTTCCATGTATCAAGTGAAGTTTCCAAATGAAGCTCCTCAAATTTTAATCATGTGCCTGGATAGGCTGGCTCATGTATTCACTGTTGAAGCTCTCACAGATGACAAGTTGTGGTTTTAG